One region of Armigeres subalbatus isolate Guangzhou_Male chromosome 3, GZ_Asu_2, whole genome shotgun sequence genomic DNA includes:
- the LOC134224554 gene encoding carbonic anhydrase 2-like, giving the protein MNRPSLAALAFLLVAINCDVYFTYGPGVEQWSLISKYCDGDRQSPINLNTEQAQPANEGGPLQFVNLKENPSKVRVYNNGHTVVFSLTYPASKGVTIKGGPLDGTFKFASLHFHWASEHTVDLERFPLEMHMVFYNQEFGSLYKAQFQPNGLAVLGYFFEVRSGTDSRRWIDSLKSVTKAGSKYTFVHPNYMNLAKIIGAKIKPYFYYPGSLTTPLCYESVSWIVQKEPLAINSAQLKLFDLLKSKNGYMKNNYRPVQELHGRTVLMFDE; this is encoded by the exons ATGAATCGGCCATCGTTGGCAGCACTCGCATTCTTGTTGGTTGCCATCAACTGTGACG TTTATTTCACGTATGGACCTGGAGTAGAACAATGGAGTTTGATCAGCAAATACTGCGACGGAGATAGACAAAGCCCAATTAATTTAAACACAGAGCAGGCTCAACCTGCTAATGAAGGAGGCCCTCTGCAGTTCGTTAACttgaaagaaaatccatccaaagTTCGTGTATACAATAATGGTCACACAG TTGTTTTCAGTCTTACGTATCCAGCGTCGAAGGGTGTAACCATTAAAGGCGGTCCGCTGGATGGGACATTTAAATTCGCCAGCTTACATTTTCACTGGGCCTCTGAGCACACGGTGGATCTGGAGCGCTTTCCTCTGGAAATGCATATGGTGTTTTACAATCAAGAATTCGGTTCGCTGTACAAAGCACAGTTTCAACCGAATGGATTGGCAGTGCTGGGTTACTTTTTTGAAGTTCGATCTGGGACTGATTCCAGGCGGTGGATAGATTCATTGAAGTCGGTCACGAAAGCAGGATCCAAGTACACTTTCGTTCATCCAAACTACATGAACTTGGCCAAAATCATCGGAGCGAAAATCAAACCATATTTCTATTATCCGGGAAGTTTGACTACACCGCTTTGCTACGAATCGGTCTCCTGGATTGTGCAGAAAGAACCTTTGGCAATCAACTCTGCTCAATTGAAGCTGTTCGATTTGCTGAAATCGAAGAATGGATACATGAAGAACAATTATAGACCGGTGCAGGAATTACATGGCAGGACTGTGTTAATGTTTGatgaataa